The stretch of DNA CGAAGCGATCCGCCGCCATGCCGGCGAACGGGCCGATAGCGCCCCACATCAGGTTCTGCATGGCTTGCGCCAGCGAGTAGGTCTCGCGTGTCCAGCCGTGGGCTTGGGAAATCGGCTGCATCCAGAAGCCGAAACCATGGCGCACGCCCATCGCCATCGTCAGCACAACGCCGGTGGCAAGCAGCACGGTTTTCAAGGAAGGTGCGCGGTCCGCGACGAACATGGTGTATCCCCGTTGTTAAAATCGTATCCGGAGATTGTAACCAGTTCGGGCGGGCCGCGCTTGCAAGGTCTTTATGCGTCGGCCGGGTAGCGCAGGCCGATCTGCGCGCGGATCTCGTCCAGGGTGCCCATCAGCGCCAGCGTTTCGGCGTGCGGCATCACCGGGCTTTCGATCAGACCTGCGCGAAGGCAGCGGCCGACTTCCTGCGCTTCGTGTGTGTAGCCGTTGCCGGACTTCGGCAGCGTCAGCGTGCGCTCGTTGCGCGAGGCGCCGTCCACCAGCGTGACGGTGATGGTGTCGGTGTTGTGGAAGCGGTCGTGCAGGCGCACATAGCCCTTCTCGCCCGAGATCACCAGTTCGGTCGGCGTGCGCGAACGCAAGCTGCACGCGCAGGACGAGACGCCGCCGCCTTCATGCGTGAGCGTAAACGCGGTCTGCATATCGACGCCGGTGGGGGCCATCTCGGCCTGCGCCTTCACGCCCGTTACCGCGCCGAGGAAGAACGACGACATCGACAGCGGATAAATGCCCAGGTCCAGCAGCGCGCCGCCGCCCAGTTCAGGCGCGAATAAGCGGTGCTCAGGGCCGGCATCCGAGGTGAAGCCGAAATCGGCCGACACATTGGCTGGCTTGCCGATCTCGCCGCTGTCGACGATGCGCTTGGCCTCGACCACGGACGGCATGAAGCGCGTCCACATCGCCTCCATCACGAACAGCTTCTTGGCGCGCGCCAGGGTGATGATGTCCTCGGCCTGACGGCGGTTCATGGTGAACGATTTCTCCACCAGCACCGCCTTGCCGCCGTTGAGACACATCAGCGCATTCTCGTGGTGCATGGGATGCGGCGTGCCGATGTAGATAACGTCCACTTCAGGATCGTCGGCCAGCGCCTGGTAGCTGCCGTGGAAGCGCTCGGCGCCATACTCCTGTCCAAACTTGGTAGCGCTATCTACCGAACGCGAAGCGACGGCGGCCAGTTTGGCGTCCGGCGTCTCGCGCAAAGCGGTGGCGAAGGCTTTGGCGATTTTGCCCGTGCCCAGAATACCCCAGCGAATTACCTGCGTCATGGTGTACTTTCTGCCGCATCGGCGGCGTGTTGGTTGGTGTCGGAATGCTTATTTTACTGCGGCGATGCGCTTGGGCCGGAACACCGTTGCGTCGGCGTAGAAGGCGTCATCCTGATCGGGCCACCAGCCCGGCACGCCCAGCGCCTGCATCGGCGTGAAGCCGGCGGTGCTCAGGCCTTCGTCGGCCAGCTGCTGCGCGACCTTGGCGTCTAGCCACGCGCGGCGGCCGTCGTGGTCCAGCGCGAAGAAATCCTCGGACGCCAGCACCACCCGCGTGTGCGCGGTGATGGCCTTGCGCGGCGCGACCAGCTTTTCCATCAGCGCGTGGCCGAACAGCCAGACTTGCGCATCCACACCCCATTGCGCGCGGCGGCCGACAAACGCCTCATGCCAGCGATGCCCTTGCAGCGCCTCAATCAGCGCCTGGCCTTCTGCATCATCGCGCACCACCAGCAGTGCGGCGTTTTCGTCGAAGATGGTGGCGCCGTCGCGCGCCGGACCGCGTGATTTGCCGACGCCGTCCAGCGCGATCTGTGCCGCCTGCAAGGCGTTCAGCTGCACTTTGATGCGCGGGAAGGTCAGCCATACCAGGCCGTTGAAGAAGTCGTGCAGGTTGTCGCGCGTGGGCACGCAACCGGTGGCGCCGATGTGCTGTTCGTAGGCGGTGCCCTCCGGCAGATCCTCCTGCGGCACGAACGACATCGGCAAACCAAGGTGATTGCGCAGGCCCAGTGCTGCGGCCTGCTGGCAGAACGTGTCGCGGAAGTGCGTGTCTGCCGACAAATGGCTGGCCGCGCCGCGTACCGATTCAAACCACGGTCGCGACCAGTCGATTGTCTCCAGCACTGCTTACACCATTTTCCAGTTGATGGTTTCGCCGGCGTTGAGCGGCACCACCTGCTGGTCGGCCAGCGGCAGGGTCTCCGGCAGGGTCCACTGCTCGCGCTTTAGCGTAATGGTGCCTTCGTTGCGTGGCAGACCGTAGAAGGCCGGGCCGTTGAAGCTGGCGAAGGCTTCCAGTTTATCCAGCGCGCCGGCGCGTTCGAAGGCTTCCGCGTACAGCTCCATCGCATGCAGCGCGGTGTAGCAACCGGCGCAACCGCAGGCGGCTTCCTTTGCGCCTTGCGCGTGCGGCGCCGAATCGGTGCCGAGGAAGAAGCGTTCGTCGCCGCTGGTGGCAGCCGTCACCAGCGCCAGGCGGTGTTCTTCGCGCTTCAGCACCGGCAGGCAGTAGTAGTGAGGACGAATGCCGCCCTTGAAGATATCGTTGCGGTTGTACAGCAGGTGATGCGCGGTGATGGTCGCGGCGATCGGGCCTTCGGCTTCCGCCACGTACTGGGCGGCGTGCTTGGTGGTGATGTGCTCAAACACGATATTCAGCGCCGGGAAATCGCGGCGCAGTGGACGCATCACGCGTTCGATGAACACGGCTTCGCGGTCGAACAGGTCGATGTCCTGATCGGTGACTTCGCCGTGCACCAGGAACGGCATGCCGACTTCCTGCATCTTCTCCAGCACCTTGTAGCAGTTGGCCAGATCGGTCACGCCAGCGTCCGAATTGGTGGTGGCGCCGGCCGGGTACAGCTTGACCGCGTGGACAATGCCGCTCTCCATGGCGCGCACAATTTCGTCGGTCTGCGTGTTGTTGGTCAGGTAGAGCGTCATCAGCGGCTCGAAGTTGAACTCCTTCGGCAGCGCCGCCAGAATGCGCTCGCGGTAGGCGACAGCGGCCGCCGTGGTGGTCACCGGCGGTTTCAAATTTGGCATCACAATGGCGCGGCCGAACTGGCGGGCGCTATGCGGCAGCACGCTGGCCAGCGTCGCGCCGTCGCGCAAATGCAGGTGCCAGTCGTCTGGACGGGTGATGGTGATGCTGTCGGGAGTATTTGCGAGGTCGGACATGGCGGCGGGCTTTCAGGCTATCAAAGTGCGAATAGCCGACATTTTACCTCGTTGCGCCGGTCGCTTGACAGTGCGTACGCACCAGCGTACGTTTAGACCACGCCATCCCAAGGAGCCTCCATGGACACCATTTCCGCCAGCGAAGCCCGCGCCCGGCTGTACACCCTGATTGACGAAGCCGCCGCCAGCCACGCACCGGTCACCATCACCGGCAAGCGCAATAACGCCGTGCTGGTGTCGGCAGAGGATTGGGCGGCAATCCAGGAAACGCTGCACTTGCTCTCCGTGCCCGGAATGCGGGAGTCGATTCTTGCAGCGCGCGCGGAGCCACTGGAAAACAACAGCAAGGAATTAAGCTGGTGAGCTGGCAGCTGGTGTATTCGCGTCAAGCAGAAAAAGACGCGAAAAAATTAGCCGTCGCTCACTTGAAAAAACAAACCCAAGCGCTACTGGACGTGCTGGCCAGCGATCCGTTTGCCCGGCCACCACCATTCGAAAAGCTGGTCGGTGACCTGGCGGGCACCTACTCGCGCAGGATCAATATCCATCATCGTCTGGTCTACGAGGTCTTTCCTGACCAGAAAATCGTCCGCATCCTGCGCATGTGGACACATTACGATTAGTCCGGGCGCTGTTTTGCCATCAGTTTGCCGGATTCGTTGCCTTCTTCGTTGCCCTTGCCGTCGTAGCGGATGTAGTCGAATACGTCCGCCGCCTTGACTTTGACGATCTGGCCACTGTGCAGCGTGGGGATGTTGGCCGGTTCGTTGTTCAGCAGGCCGGTGATTTCCTTGTCGTCCCACTTGGTCACTTCCACCCACATCCACTCGCGGCCATTGTCCGGCGCGGCGAAGGGGGCTTTGACCATGATGTACTCGCCGGTGCGCAGGCCGGCGTTGAAGGCTTGTTGCAGCGCCGGCAGCCTGGCCTTGGCGGCGGTGCTGGCAGCCAGCACCGCGTCGTCATGCCGCACGATCTGCACCGAATCGGCGGAACCGAACAGCGACGCAAACAACGCGGTCTGCTGCGCATGGCGGTCCGGCCCGGATAGCGGTCGAACCCGATTTCGAGCAGACGGTTGCGCGGATCGCCCTCTTCCGGTTTGCCGCTATACAGCGCCAGCTGGGCGGTTGCCGTGGCGTTGTCCTGTAGCGTCGGCAGTTGCGCGCCGCGCACTGACTCGTGCTTGATGGCCTTCAGGTTGAGCGTCAGCGTGCCGCCCGGACCGATGGCCGCGCCTTCCGCCAATGCCTGCGCCAGGATGTTGATCAGGTTACCGGCCTGGTTGTTCTGCGAATGGGCCACCTCGTTGACCACCACGTCCGGCAGGCCGAACTTGGCCATGCCGAGGGTGATTTCGCGCAGTAGCTGGTCTTCGCGGTAAGCGTGGATAATCGTGTGGCGCGCCACATACGGCGTGTCGCCCTGCCAGCCGTCGACGCGGCGCTTGCGCCATTCGGCGGCGGTGAGGATTTCGCGGGTTTCTTCATCCCACAGCAGGCCGCCGGTCTGCTCGGCCACTTGCAGCAGCAGACGGTCGGCGGCTCGCAGGCCGGCGTAGGTCGGCGAGGCGGGCATGCGGAATTCCAGCACCAGCGCCTGTTGCGCCAGTTGAACCTCCTCAGACTGCTCCTTGCTCAGGCCACGGCCGAAATACTGGATCATGCGCAGGTCCGGCGGCGTAAAGTTCTTCTGGACGTCGACTTCCAGCAAGGCGCTGAGTTGCGCCTCGGCCGGCGCCGGCGACAGATCCTTCACCAGTGTCAGTGCACCGCCCTGCTGCGCCAGCGCCTTTTGCAAGGCCGCCATGGGCCCGGTGGCCGGCGCCTTGGCGAAGTAAATCGCGTAGACAAAGCCGACCGGCCCCTTCATCGGCGCGCCGGGTGGGAACTTGTCCGCCGCTCGCGCCATGGAGGCGCAACACATCAGAACCAGAAACAGCGAACGAAATAGCGGCATGGCAGTCCTATTCCACCTTGGTCTGTGCGACCCAGGCCTTGGTGTCGGCCAGGATCTTGTCGAGCTGGGCGCGGTCGTAGACCTTGCCGTGGCTGATGACGGTGCGAATCTTGCGCGTGGCGCCGATGTCTTGCAGCGGATTGGCGTCCAGCACCAGCACGTCGGCCGCCTTGCCAGCTTCCAGCGCGCCGTAGCGGTCTTGCTTGCCGAGGAAGCGCGGGCCGTTGATCACCGCCGTCTGCAAGGCCTGCACCGGCGTCAGGCCGTAATTCACATACAGGCCAATTTCGTCATGCAGCGCCTGCCCGGGATAATCGTAGGAATTCAAAAAGCCCGCATCGGTGCCGGCTATGATGCTGACGCCTTCCTGTTGCAGGATAGGCAGCAGCGCCGCCGATTTCTCGAACACCGCCTTGCGCTGCGCAATCGCCGCCGCGTCGTCCTGCGCTGCGCGCTGCACGCGCCATTCGTAGGTAGCGCGCAGGCCGTGGCCGATGTACTGCAAGGCCTCATCATGCGTATGATCGTCGCGGTCCAGATACGCCACCACGCGCGACACTGACAAAGTCGGCACCACCGCCGTGCCCTTGGACGCCATGTAGCGGAACGACGAGCGCGCCGTCGCTTCGTCGTAGCTGGCCAGGCTCTGCTTCACCGCCTCACGGCCGGTCAGCGTGCCCGCCGCCACTTGCGCGGTCAATTCCTGCTCCTTCGGCGTGGCCGCGCGCAGCAGGTAGGATTGATGTTCCACCGTGCCCAGGCCGGCGTCGAACATCGTCGCCAACGTCAGCTGCACCGGAATGTGGCCGGAGGTGCGCATGCCGCGCGCCTTGGCCTGGCGCAGCGCTTCCAGATACATCTCCGGCTTCAGCGTGTTTTCGGTAATCTTGACGAAGTCCACCTGCTGCCCTTGCAGCTTGTCCAGCGCCTTGCTGACTTCCTCCGGCGTGCCGACTTCAATCGTGCCCTTCCACAGCGGCTT from Duganella dendranthematis encodes:
- a CDS encoding Gfo/Idh/MocA family protein, which encodes MTQVIRWGILGTGKIAKAFATALRETPDAKLAAVASRSVDSATKFGQEYGAERFHGSYQALADDPEVDVIYIGTPHPMHHENALMCLNGGKAVLVEKSFTMNRRQAEDIITLARAKKLFVMEAMWTRFMPSVVEAKRIVDSGEIGKPANVSADFGFTSDAGPEHRLFAPELGGGALLDLGIYPLSMSSFFLGAVTGVKAQAEMAPTGVDMQTAFTLTHEGGGVSSCACSLRSRTPTELVISGEKGYVRLHDRFHNTDTITVTLVDGASRNERTLTLPKSGNGYTHEAQEVGRCLRAGLIESPVMPHAETLALMGTLDEIRAQIGLRYPADA
- a CDS encoding DUF3025 domain-containing protein → MLETIDWSRPWFESVRGAASHLSADTHFRDTFCQQAAALGLRNHLGLPMSFVPQEDLPEGTAYEQHIGATGCVPTRDNLHDFFNGLVWLTFPRIKVQLNALQAAQIALDGVGKSRGPARDGATIFDENAALLVVRDDAEGQALIEALQGHRWHEAFVGRRAQWGVDAQVWLFGHALMEKLVAPRKAITAHTRVVLASEDFFALDHDGRRAWLDAKVAQQLADEGLSTAGFTPMQALGVPGWWPDQDDAFYADATVFRPKRIAAVK
- the pyrC gene encoding dihydroorotase; the protein is MSDLANTPDSITITRPDDWHLHLRDGATLASVLPHSARQFGRAIVMPNLKPPVTTTAAAVAYRERILAALPKEFNFEPLMTLYLTNNTQTDEIVRAMESGIVHAVKLYPAGATTNSDAGVTDLANCYKVLEKMQEVGMPFLVHGEVTDQDIDLFDREAVFIERVMRPLRRDFPALNIVFEHITTKHAAQYVAEAEGPIAATITAHHLLYNRNDIFKGGIRPHYYCLPVLKREEHRLALVTAATSGDERFFLGTDSAPHAQGAKEAACGCAGCYTALHAMELYAEAFERAGALDKLEAFASFNGPAFYGLPRNEGTITLKREQWTLPETLPLADQQVVPLNAGETINWKMV
- a CDS encoding type II toxin-antitoxin system Phd/YefM family antitoxin; the protein is MDTISASEARARLYTLIDEAAASHAPVTITGKRNNAVLVSAEDWAAIQETLHLLSVPGMRESILAARAEPLENNSKELSW
- a CDS encoding Txe/YoeB family addiction module toxin produces the protein MSWQLVYSRQAEKDAKKLAVAHLKKQTQALLDVLASDPFARPPPFEKLVGDLAGTYSRRINIHHRLVYEVFPDQKIVRILRMWTHYD
- a CDS encoding DUF2314 domain-containing protein — its product is MVKAPFAAPDNGREWMWVEVTKWDDKEITGLLNNEPANIPTLHSGQIVKVKAADVFDYIRYDGKGNEEGNESGKLMAKQRPD
- a CDS encoding amidohydrolase family protein, translated to MKISSKKLSGAMLALGLLSAAHAADKIAADVVLTKATLIDVAGGKTVTGKSVVLKGDTILAVVDDQQLSNYAAEKTISLPGKYVMPGLWDTHVHFGGGPALIDENKHLLPLYLAYGITTVRDCSGDLPDTVLQWRAQINARQLEGPTIFTSGAKLEGYKPLWKGTIEVGTPEEVSKALDKLQGQQVDFVKITENTLKPEMYLEALRQAKARGMRTSGHIPVQLTLATMFDAGLGTVEHQSYLLRAATPKEQELTAQVAAGTLTGREAVKQSLASYDEATARSSFRYMASKGTAVVPTLSVSRVVAYLDRDDHTHDEALQYIGHGLRATYEWRVQRAAQDDAAAIAQRKAVFEKSAALLPILQQEGVSIIAGTDAGFLNSYDYPGQALHDEIGLYVNYGLTPVQALQTAVINGPRFLGKQDRYGALEAGKAADVLVLDANPLQDIGATRKIRTVISHGKVYDRAQLDKILADTKAWVAQTKVE